From Arachis hypogaea cultivar Tifrunner chromosome 3, arahy.Tifrunner.gnm2.J5K5, whole genome shotgun sequence:
GATTGGTGGTGGAAGAAGGGAAAAACCAAACAAGTCAACCCTCGTTTGCAGTAAGTTGTCTCCTTTATTGATATATCTTTTAGAAGGAGATTATATTACATGTTaatgattattattatatataagtaCGTCCACTTCTTAAAAGTTGTTTTGAATaggattatatttattattaatccaCAGCGGCACAGCCTAACCAGCCATTGCTGAGCCTTGCAAGAAGCTAGAAGAAAGTTCAGGTGGTGTTAGGTctccatatataaatataaaaataaagattattATGTTTGAAAAAGTAGCAAGTTGTTATTGCCCAAAGAAGGCTGCTCTCTTGACTCCTGAGGCTTCATTAATTTGGGGGTCTCAACTCTCAAATGTACGAATAACTAACATGGTTGAACTTTCCGCCACGGTTGCCATGCCAGTCAACAAAGCACCATTCCTAGTTTCTTACAAACTCGTGGGTTGTAATTAAGCAAGGAGTAACTATATACAAAAGATTTGTTAGCAAGATATACAATCATTTAAGGCACATATGCtgattaaactaatttcaatgtGAAACGGTGAAACCCAGAGCTGAGACGCAATTTTGTCCCCCTCCATTAAGTCAAAGATTTGCCAATAATGCAATCCATATGCATCTCCTCTCCATTTTGAAAATCTTGTTATTAATTCGTTTAAGCAGGTGAAAAGTACCTACAAttctaaattttagaaaattttcaaccaaaacTCTAACCACTTCCCATTCCCAGCAAAACTAGTTGGATTAATGGCAGAGCAAGGTAATAGCTAATTGCATAGTTTGTTTACATGTTCTAAGGTTTCAGTTAAAAAGTACTGTcgtaaaaaagagagaaaaaataacaGCAGGGAAATCTACGCAAATTACATTTTCTTAAGATTTTATTTGTTGAATGTACTAACCGATAGATGGTGGCCAGGATTAACCAACAAAGAATTATCTTTAGATAACAAAAGCAGATATATTCTAATAATCTCCTTCTCGTCACTCTCGAgattaaaaaagaattaattgAAAGTTGAATGCtctttttttaactattattattgCCCTGATAATAAATTGAAATGTATCCACTATCCAACATTCCAACTCTACTTTCTAGTTTCTACACCCATAGTGTCAGAGGAATATAAGACCAAACAAATATGTAGTTGATCACCGAGTAAAAATTACGTCAAACAAAATAGCAATCAGTCGCGTGGAAACAATATCGAATAAGGAGCTATTCCTGAACAATTTATACTAAATTATTTATACTCGTTTTAGTTGATTTTTAGAAAAAGGTCATGGTGTTGAACATCTTGGTGTTGAACATCTTTCAATGAATAGAGCAAATtgtcttttttaaataaaaaacaattgtGTATAATGAATATTCTCTTCACAAATTTAGTTATAATATTACTCTTCCCCCAATTCCAGTTTGCACAaaaaatattcctttttatttctttcttggaGCTTTCTAGGATGGTGAAAGTATATTTGGATGCTTAAAGGACCAAGGTAAATAATAGAATTGGAGATAATGTTGGGGTTCTCTAAAAAATACAGGTTTTTGagctttttataattttatcttatGAACCCAAACTTTTGGTGATGTGCACAACATTACAGTCTTACACGCACATTTTTGTGTGCTCAAATCAATGATGATTTTTATTTGTATGTGTTATTGAGTCTCAACAATTTTTATCACTTTTTTAAAGAAAGTCTTATTATAGtctaatattttttcaataattcaattaaaaaatatgagTATGCAAATTAATTACAgagatattttattctttttaaaagttaaattacaatctttaatataactaaatttaaaataaattctaataaaattattttagtcttttaacggttaatttttttcatttctaatataatcaaacaattttaattaattctataagaataatttaattttgttcatattaaaagatattttagtacTCTAAATATAAACTACAAaagtattttagttttttttaattatatttaaatttttaaattctaatacaATCAAATAGTATAGATTAATAATCTTacgataatattttaatatttttttcaaattaaccTTCAAAGAttgttttattctcttaaacATTAATCATATgagtattttagtttttttaaaaatttaaatttataattcttaGTATATATTAAACAAATTTCATTATAAAAGCGTATTTTAGCCATTTAATAAGATTAATCCTAAAAAAgttaatttaatctttttaaaagttTAGTATAAGATTATTtgagtattttttatatatataaaatttataatttctaatacaATTATACAATATAAATTCGTTAAtttagtctttttaaaattaatgttaaaaagttttttagtcttttaaaataaattctacgaaaattttagtttttataatgAAATTCAAATACTAATTTTCAAATACAATTAAACATCCTTAGACCTGAAGggttagtatttttcaaaattaatactaaatttatttttgtttaagttttaaagATGATATCTTAGTcatttaaattaaactaaaaaagtattttagtcttgtaaaaattaaaatcgaATTTTTCATTTCTAACCAAATAGTGTAAGACCCGATTATCAAGTGTAAGACCtacgtaaaaattaaaattgaatttttcatttttaacaaCATTTGTGTAATTTTCAACCCCAAATAAACCCAATTATCTAGAATAACAAATATAATAATGCTAATATCTTTTTActtattagttttaaaaaaatatatgaataatataagTTGATATTTTTTTGGTaggaaaacaataataaaaattattaaccaagttaattgcataataaaaaaatacggaTAATTTTTTAaggctaaaaaattttgatatggaaGTAACACGTGTGATACACTTTAACAtggtaattttttgtgttttataaaaatatgggagtacacaaatcggaccctccgatttgtgtttaaaaagttgaaaacaattcaaagtacacaaatcggatcctccgatttgtgttaaaaaaattgaaaaaactcaGAGTACACAACTCGGACCATGCGAGTTCTTTGGTAATGAAATTTGGCTTCACAAATCGTATGGTCCGATTTGTAGCGGATGGAATTTGAAATCTGAAAAGTGGAATTCGGACCCTCCGTTTTCTTTAATCTGCGTAATTCTTTTTTTGACACAACTCGCAGGGTCCGAGTTCTGCTTCATCTGATCCCATAACAAGGTAAAGCACCCCTCTTCCCCATACAGAAGTCCAACACTTCCTTCActtccatattcaaattaaatttccattttttaactaataaagaATAAAGTTACTATCTTTTCATGCtacagtttttaaaaaaataataataaataaacttttAGTAAATTACacatcaaatattattatttacatactaaaaaaatatatatcatcaattattttaaaataaattaatttatattcatattaaataatatttatttacgaTTATAATTTAAATTCTTGTGCAAAGCACGGAAAATAAAACTAGTTTTatattaagaatatatatttggctaatatattttttattaattttaaaaggagtaaaattaaattatgatcGATATATAGGTAacctatttaataaattaattttactaaatatatGTTAATCTCAAAAAACCCACATTTTTCTTTCACTAAATTTATTACGCCTTAAAATTATTAGTATAATTGGgccattttttaatttattcattataATTTTCCTAACTTAGAAGCCATTCatgcaatataaaaaaatagtgtAAGAAATCATCACAACCACAAAAATAGCATATTCTCTTTAGATCTTAAAGAGCCACTTTATACTTTCCCCATGATAGACAAATCCTTCTTTTTATTCAAGAACATCGAACAAatgatttctttttatttcttttggtcGAACAAATacattcaatcatcaattaaTCTATAGAAAATGATAAAGGACACAACATACCAACCAAACAACAACCGGAAACAAACATAATCTACCAAATCCTCCATTTACATGCTCCTCATTGGCTCATtgcattcaaaatttaaaaaaaaaaaaaatcttcaacCACTATCTTAGAAAGTAAACTTCCAAAGCATACCGTGCAATTTATGATCACAAGTCTTCATGTATGGTTGTAGCCAATCACAATGCTTTCTACAAAGGATGCAAAGCCATGAGACAATTTTAACCAATCAGTCTTTACGGGCAGCCTACTTTGCATGAAGTCTTTTATTAAGTCATTatataaataaatcataaaatccgTTACCAAGAGCAGGACGTCAGGATAGATCAAAATGTCAAAAGATGCTAATCTAAGCGGCCACAGATCCTGATGCAGCCTTCCTTTGTTCCAAAAGACTCGTAAGTGCACTGTCAATTTGAGCAAATACTTCCTCCTTGGAGACATTTCCGTTAATCTAAAAGCAACAAAATCATATGAGCATATTAGCTAGTGTTCATCCGAGTAATGATTGAGAGTCCTAATTTATCTTACTAATACTAAAATAAGTAAGAttcaaatatatatgttattttttgaaaacataaaaaagataaaaattaaactttcttcatttagaaattaagaGGATAATTAAGATGACTAGGACTCTTAATCAGTTTTCATCTAGATATTCCAATATCACTATATCAGAATGCACAAGAATATTCGAATGCATCATTATGTTAATGTTACTAATTATTTCATATATGCAGAAGTCAATATAGTTTTGTCTTCAGTCTCCTGAGAAGATATGCTATTCGGAGTTGCCTTTTTTTAGGAGAGATAGTAGCTCTGGCAGGAACTTCCGATTATAAGTTGTTTTGAACAGGATAAGTTAGTCCATAAGAAGATGACTGCCATTGAAGTATGGATACTCAATCTTATactgtagagagagagagagagagagagaccttaACGGTGATATCTTTATACATTGAAAGCACTGCCTCCACATTTTGATGGTGCGTGTTCAATCGCAACTTTACCTAAATCAATGAAGGAAAAGAACTTTTAGTTGCACTTAGTTACACACAGAagagagaggaggaggaaaagggggggggggggggggacagTGGGATATTTACAGAATCAACATGATAGTTTAAATATTCATGCCTTTTCTTCAGTATCATCAAAACGCTGGGTAAGCCGTGCTGCAATTTCTTCTGTCTCTGGAGGAGAATACTTCAAGTGATATATCTTTCCAGTAACAGGATCTAATCTCCGCCCTACTACTCTCTCGACAAGAATATCTTCAGAAACCTGCAAATTCAATCATAAATTATCATATACAACTGATGGCTCCTAGTATTTATATCAGTACAAGGGATCTCCACAAGACAACACTGCAGTTATTCACACAATTGATGGAAGTGATGATTAATATGGTTGGTCCAGAACTTCAAATTAAAAGATTACTTGTGAGCTTGCAACCTTGGACAAATTTTTGTGAATGAATATGATATATTATGCTGAATATAAATATTTGACCTTAATAAGttgtcccccccccccccccccttttcttttttccaaaCCCCTTTTTTaacatcacaaaaaaaaaaaaactgctttATGTAGAACTAGTAAGGGCATTTATGATTATGAGGGAATCAGGGTCATAATTATAGAACACTAGAAgccaaagaaacaaaaagaaagcaagaaatgaaAGAATACCTCGAGAAGAATGAAGATATCAGGTTGGAAGCCGAATCCTTTGAGGGCAGTAGCCTGAGACAAGCTCCGCGGATATCCATCGAGAAGCCAACCATTGTCCTTAGCATCAGGCTTCAAGAGACGATCCTTCACCATCTACACACACACCCCACATCAaccacatacatacatacatacatacatacatacatacatacatacaacatgaATAACgagagaagagaaataagaaggtAGCATTACCATGACAACAATATGATCGGGAACAAGTTGACCTTTCTCCATATACTGTTTAGCAAGCTTTCCATTATCACTGCCAGTGGCGATCTCAGCCCTAAGCAAATCACCAGCAGCAACGTGCACTAAACCGTACTACACAAATCACATACGAGTAATGAGTAAGTGAAGCGTTGAAGGAAGAAAGGgattaataataatcataataaagaGGGAAGGGGAACGAACCAACCTTGTGTTTGATAAGCTCGCATTGAGTGCCTTTTCCGGAAGCAGGAGCACCCGAAATCATAACCTGAAGAGGCTCGTAATCACGCTCAGGCTGTGCATCGATTCCAAGCGCGGCCACAATCTGAAAATCAAAGTCAACTACAGGATCACCTGATGAAAAGGAAGATAGAAATTGAAATAGTTAGAATAGAATGATACCATGGAACTTGAATTGGAATTGGGGGAAATGGAAGGGGAAGAGGAAGAGGCAAAGACGGCGGCGCCACAACGAAGAGTGAGGGCACAAGAAGAAGGATGACGACGAAGAGTTGAATTAGAAGAAGGCCAGCAGCTgggaagtgaagaagaagaagaagaagaggaaagagaaagtgATTTGGAATTAGTGAAGCTGATGGTGATGGATGGAGTGGCCATGGACGCCACTGCCACCATGTTGACGCTCATGGCTTCAATTCCAATTCcaatttctatttctatttctatGATTCACTGCCGCGCATTCCTATCCATATTATCCCGTTTTAATTCCTCTCCCCTCCCCTTACATCTCAAAACCCACTGTATGCGCATACccataaatagataataaaaaatgcGACGTGGAGACCAAGAATTTGCTTTCAAATTAGCCCCTTTATATctctatataaatattaaatatatgtataatttaatttatttttaatataaaatatatcttttatattttattatattctattctaataattaattttagtgggtaattttaataatttttttaccaaaattaatatataatatattgtcGGAAAAGATGAATTTCAACAAAACCTTCGTCGGAAAAAACAAAGTTTAAGTCTTAGACACcaaaaaataaagtttaagtCTTGAATTCATTATAGCAATTAAATGAATCAAGTAGTCAACTCGCTAATCCAAAAATATGCCTATTATTAATCcttctatttataatttttacataGTAATTCATTTCACCTGCTATATAATTATCAGATAGAAAAATATGTATTCGAATATGAAtaattccttcttttttttttttaatctcaatACACATGTAAACTATCAGGATCCAATCGTACAGTACTCGATGAAACACTGTATAcaacaaaattaattatactttTCTAGTTTTCTATATGGATAACCATTTTTAAAGTGAGACGGCTTCAACTTTTACAGTAAATCACCAAAATAAACATCggtaaaaatattttcgaaagattaaattgataaaaatattttttaaatatttaaaaacataacaaatttaataaaatattatatatatatatattctgaaaATGACTTTAGAAATAGAAGTTTAATACAATTTTTCAATCACACTGAAATAAATGAAACCTGTctttaaaattttgatattttaatacaaattcttttttgctattttttttgaaTGGCCAAAAAATATCTTaagaaataaaaagttttaaggattatattttattataattttttgcatATACCTTTTTAAATAATTGTCCAAATACTTCtacaaaattaaaatcaaatacaaaaactaTTTATCAATACAAAAATCATTTGTTATTTAGAAAATGAAAAGTGTTTTATTGTCatgtttttaaattctttttaatgtgttttttttttatcattttagacTTTTAGAAATATTTCTATCTGCATTTAAATCTTTTGGAACACTTTTGGTAGTTTGCTCTAacgttaattaaaaattaaatactttaaatttattaataaaaataacagtaCTAACAATTAACAAATATACACTTATTAAACTGTTAAATacggaaaaaaaatattaaaaacctaaaactttgaaattttcaatacttgagaagaaaaaattaagatttatacTTTAAGTAACTTAACAATGtcggatttggattctctaaattttgaatttcactttaaagaGTAAAATTTAATctctcattatttattttataggtaggaccaagagaaaatataaGAGAAAAACCATTTAAGGGTGAGAGATcaaactttactctctaaagtgaaattcaaaatttagagaatccaaatccaacaatgtCAGCATGCAGAATCGGAATATACGCCAACTAATTTTTGGTAGTTACATTACATAGCACGAGAATGCGAATTAAATATTAAAACAATAACTTTGAATAGCCGTCATTGTTGATTAGCGGCGAATTATGACTAACAGCTGAGTTTTAAGACTGATTTATACTAATTTGTGGTTTGGTATTGGTAGGCTGGTAGCTTTAAAACAATCCGGCAAAAATGCAAGGTAATTCGTGTTAACAAAGGCTAAAACTATAATTATCATTAGGACTGATTGTATATATACAAAATTCCAAAAATTAATGGGACTCCATCCCCTCCCAGAAGCCGTCACTATTCCATTTCTCTACACATCACTGAACCACCAAAGGGTACATGCCTGCCATTGGGGGTGTTCACAAAGCAACTCccgaaaagggaaaaaaaataataataaagaggaGGGGGACGAGGaggaggaaaaagaaagagaaaaagggagaGGGGGCACGGAGGAGTAAAAAATGAGATGTTACAATGCCAAAATTTGTAGTCGTTGGATATATGTACACTCCTCTGACTTAATTAACCATTTAGTTTTGCTAAGAATTGATTTAGATTGTACTCTTCTGTGTATTGTGATTGGTCCCATAGCTCTTCCAATCCCCCAAGTATGGCTTTCAGCCCCTTTCCGGTACCTACTAGTTTAGCGTCTCCTTCAGGGTTGTTTTCCAAACTCTTCCCGGCAGAAGAACCCTATCAGTAACATTGTTAAATGATGATATTAACGATTATCATACACAAACCAATGAAAAGAACTATAAATCACGCTAATTGACAGTTGGAATAACAAAAGCATATACTTGCAGGTATAAACGAGGGGTAATCATAATACCTTCTTGGAGGTATCTGCTGAAGCAAACAAATCAAGCAACTGATCCGTATTCA
This genomic window contains:
- the LOC112789491 gene encoding adenylate kinase, chloroplastic translates to MSVNMVAVASMATPSITISFTNSKSLSLSSSSSSSSLPSCWPSSNSTLRRHPSSCALTLRCGAAVFASSSSPSISPNSNSSSMIVAALGIDAQPERDYEPLQVMISGAPASGKGTQCELIKHKYGLVHVAAGDLLRAEIATGSDNGKLAKQYMEKGQLVPDHIVVMMVKDRLLKPDAKDNGWLLDGYPRSLSQATALKGFGFQPDIFILLEVSEDILVERVVGRRLDPVTGKIYHLKYSPPETEEIAARLTQRFDDTEEKVKLRLNTHHQNVEAVLSMYKDITVKINGNVSKEEVFAQIDSALTSLLEQRKAASGSVAA